Proteins from a genomic interval of Streptomyces sp. NBC_00820:
- the femX gene encoding peptidoglycan bridge formation glycyltransferase FemX: MSLTLRTISREQHLAYIQSLPSASHMQVPAWADVKAEWRSESLGWFDERTGEMVGAGLVLYRQLPKIKRYLAYLPEGPVINWFAPNLDDWLQPMLAHLKHQGAFSVKMGPPVIIRRWDAETIKKGIQSPDVKRLRDMEADFIEPRAFEVADKLRRMGWQQGEDGGAGFGDVQPRYIFQVPLANRSLEEVHKNFNQLWRRNIKKAEKAGVEVVQGGYQDLEEWQRLYEITAVRDHFRPRPLSYFQRMWTALNTEDPNRMRLYFARHNGVNLSAATMLIVGGHVWYSYGASDNIGREVRPSNAMQWRMLRDAYALGATVYDLRGISDSLDETDHLFGLIQFKVGTGGQAAEYLGEWDFPLNKLLHKALDIYMSRR; encoded by the coding sequence ATGAGCCTGACCCTGAGGACCATCAGCCGCGAGCAGCATCTGGCATACATCCAGAGCCTGCCGTCGGCCAGCCACATGCAGGTCCCGGCCTGGGCCGACGTGAAGGCGGAATGGCGCTCGGAGAGCCTCGGCTGGTTCGACGAGCGCACCGGCGAGATGGTCGGCGCCGGCCTGGTCCTCTACCGCCAGCTGCCCAAGATCAAGCGCTACCTCGCCTATCTCCCCGAGGGTCCGGTCATCAACTGGTTCGCGCCGAACCTGGACGACTGGCTGCAGCCGATGCTGGCCCACCTCAAGCACCAGGGCGCCTTCTCCGTGAAGATGGGCCCGCCGGTGATCATCCGCCGCTGGGACGCGGAGACCATCAAGAAGGGCATCCAGAGCCCGGACGTGAAGCGCCTGCGCGACATGGAGGCCGACTTCATCGAGCCGCGCGCCTTCGAGGTGGCCGACAAGCTGCGCCGCATGGGCTGGCAGCAGGGTGAGGACGGCGGCGCCGGCTTCGGCGACGTCCAGCCCCGCTACATCTTCCAGGTGCCGCTGGCCAACCGTTCCCTGGAAGAGGTCCACAAGAACTTCAACCAGCTGTGGCGGCGCAACATCAAGAAGGCCGAGAAGGCCGGCGTCGAGGTCGTCCAGGGCGGCTACCAGGACCTGGAGGAGTGGCAGCGGCTGTACGAGATCACGGCCGTGCGCGACCACTTCAGGCCGCGCCCGCTGTCGTACTTCCAGCGCATGTGGACGGCCCTCAACACCGAGGACCCCAACCGCATGCGGCTGTACTTCGCCCGCCACAACGGGGTGAACCTGTCGGCGGCGACGATGCTGATCGTCGGCGGGCACGTCTGGTACTCCTACGGCGCCTCCGACAACATCGGCCGCGAGGTGCGCCCCTCGAACGCGATGCAGTGGCGGATGCTGCGCGACGCCTACGCGCTCGGCGCCACCGTCTACGACCTGCGCGGCATCTCCGACTCGCTGGACGAGACGGACCACCTGTTCGGCCTGATCCAGTTCAAGGTCGGCACCGGTGGCCAGGCGGCCGAGTACCTGGGCGAGTGGGACTTCCCGCTGAACAAGCTGCTCCACAAGGCGCTCGACATCTACATGTCGCGCCGCTGA
- a CDS encoding alanine racemase — protein MALTLYVDTARWRAHHKHVQEQFPGLVPVCKGNGYGFGHERLAEEATRLGSDILAVGTTYEAARIKDWFGGDLLVLTPYRRGEEPVPLPDRVIRSVSSIDGVYGLVGARVVIEVMSSMKRHGISEQDLPQLHQAIENVRLEGFAIHLPLDRTDGTDAVEEVIAWMDRLRAARLPLHTLFVSHLKAGELARLQQQFPQTRFRARIGTRLWLGDHDATEYRGAVLDVTRVAKGDRFGYRQQKAASDGFLVVVAGGTSHGVGLEAPKALHGVMPRAKGVARAGLATVNRNLAPFVWGGKQRWFAEPPHMQVSILFVPSDAPEPKVGDELVAHLRHTTTQFDRLLDR, from the coding sequence ATGGCGCTCACGCTCTACGTCGACACCGCGCGCTGGCGGGCGCACCACAAGCACGTGCAGGAGCAGTTCCCGGGCCTCGTCCCGGTCTGCAAGGGCAACGGCTACGGCTTCGGACACGAGCGGCTGGCGGAGGAGGCCACCCGCCTCGGCTCCGACATCCTCGCCGTCGGCACCACGTACGAGGCCGCGCGCATCAAGGACTGGTTCGGCGGCGACCTGCTGGTGCTGACGCCGTACCGGCGCGGCGAGGAACCGGTGCCGCTGCCGGACCGGGTGATCCGCTCGGTGTCGTCGATCGACGGCGTGTACGGCCTCGTGGGCGCCCGCGTCGTCATCGAGGTGATGTCCTCGATGAAGCGTCACGGCATCAGCGAGCAGGACCTGCCGCAGCTGCACCAGGCCATCGAGAACGTCCGGCTGGAGGGCTTCGCCATCCACCTGCCGCTCGACCGCACCGACGGCACGGACGCCGTCGAGGAGGTCATCGCCTGGATGGACCGGCTGCGTGCGGCCCGGCTGCCGCTGCACACCCTGTTCGTCAGCCACCTCAAGGCCGGGGAACTCGCCCGGCTCCAGCAGCAGTTCCCGCAGACCCGCTTCCGCGCCCGCATCGGCACGCGGCTGTGGCTGGGGGACCACGACGCCACGGAGTACCGGGGCGCCGTCCTGGACGTCACGCGCGTGGCCAAGGGCGACCGGTTCGGCTACCGGCAGCAGAAGGCGGCCTCCGACGGCTTCCTGGTCGTCGTGGCGGGCGGTACGTCGCACGGCGTGGGCCTGGAGGCGCCGAAGGCCCTGCACGGCGTCATGCCACGCGCCAAGGGCGTCGCACGGGCCGGCCTGGCCACGGTCAACCGGAACCTGGCGCCGTTCGTCTGGGGCGGCAAGCAGCGCTGGTTCGCCGAGCCGCCGCACATGCAGGTGTCGATCCTGTTCGTGCCGTCGGACGCGCCCGAGCCGAAGGTCGGTGACGAGCTGGTGGCCCACCTGCGGCACACCACGACCCAGTTCGACCGCCTGCTGGACCGCTAG